A stretch of the Panicum virgatum strain AP13 chromosome 9N, P.virgatum_v5, whole genome shotgun sequence genome encodes the following:
- the LOC120692654 gene encoding pentatricopeptide repeat-containing protein At1g09900-like gives MASLYHHSSFPLSPPQQLTAPEPTRAPPPSCRISTLPSSSHHGSALPRPGASPSVACHCKAPPRDHDADLLRALQSNGNGTLHGEPVPPQVLDSRSDGPSGDGRGKRPRICACDCAKRIMELPVEERVKVLDLLQRDDAALTVSDYNDILSALARAGDHASAVALFRAMPVAPDAHSFDTAVQFLCRQGAPDEAKLALDEMVARGFRPSVAAFSAVVGCLCKRGRVTKAMEVLDAMRALGCEPTIRTYNSLVGGLCYVGRLEEALDLLNNLKDSPRTPDIYTFTIVLDGFCKVGRAEEATAIFHDAIGMGLSPTIFTYNALLNGHCKEGEPLRAFALLMEMYGDERGCPPDRISFGIVLTALLRAGETAAAWQTYKRMERAGFEADGRALDTLARGLCRRCATDVSALGDAREVFAKLVASGHEPVSYTYCLMAQALARGGEVDAAVALLEEMVRRGYALRKRAYTDVVRALCDRGRARDALRVLVLVMIVRDFVPGRNAFDALLGELGRQGRWTDAMAVYAAAVKRGVVVSWKHLSREEEPVRLGVLQ, from the coding sequence ATGGCTTCCCTCTACCACCACTCATCCTTCCCACTCTCCCCGCCCCAACAGCTTACCGCCCCCGAGCCCACAcgcgcgccgcctccctcctgtCGCATCTCCACCCTGCCGTCCTCATCCCACCATGGCAGCGCGCTCCCCCGACCCGGCGCGTCTCCCTCCGTCGCTTGCCACTGCAAGGCCCCGCCCCGGGACCACGACGCCGACCTCCTCCGCGCTCTGCAGTCCAACGGCAACGGCACCCTCCACGGAGAGCCGGTGCCGCCGCAGGTCCTCGATTCGCGCTCCGACGGACCGAGCGGCGACGGGAGGGGCAAGAGGCCTCGTATCTGCGCCTGCGACTGCGCGAAGCGGATCATGGAGCTGCCCGtggaggagcgggtgaaggtgCTCGACCTCCTGCAGCGCGACGACGCGGCGCTCACCGTCTCCGACTACAACGACATCCTCTCCGCGctcgcgcgcgcgggcgaccaCGCCTCGGCCGTCGCGCTGTTCCGCGCCATGCCCGTCGCACCCGACGCCCACTCCTTCGACACCGCCGTGCAGTTCCTCTGCCGCCAGGGCGCGCCCGACGAGGCCAAGCTCGCGCTCGACGAGATGGTGGCGCGCGGGTTCCGCCCCAGCGTGGCCGCGTTCTCCGCCGTCGTGGGCTGCCTCTGCAAGCGCGGCCGCGTCACCAAGGCCATGGAGGTGCTGGACGCGATGCGCGCGCTCGGGTGCGAGCCCACCATCCGCACCTACAACAGCCTCGTCGGCGGGCTCTGCTACGTCGGCCGGCTCGAGGAGGCGCTCGACCTGCTGAACAATCTGAAGGACTCGCCCAGAACGCCGGACATCTACACCTTCACCATCGTGCTCGACGGCTTCTGCAAGGTCGGGAGGGCGGAGGAGGCCACGGCCATCTTCCACGACGCCATCGGGATGGGCCTCTCGCCGACGATCTTCACCTACAACGCGCTCCTCAACGGCCACTGCAAGGAGGGGGAGCCGCTCAGGGCGTTCGCGCTGCTCATGGAGATGTACGGCGACGAGCGCGGCTGCCCGCCGGACAGGATCAGCTTCGGCATCGTGCTGACGGCGCTGCTGCGCGCCGGCGagaccgcggcggcgtggcagaCGTACAAGCGGATGGAGCGCGCCGGGTTCGAGGCGGACGGGCGCGCGCTGGACACGCTGGCGCGGGGCCTGTGCCGGCGGTGCGCGACGGACGTCTCGGCGCTGGGCGACGCCCGGGAGGTGTTCGCGAAGCTGGTGGCGTCCGGGCACGAGCCGGTGTCGTACACGTACTGCCTGATGGCGCAGGcgctggcgcgcggcggcgaggtggacgcGGCCGTGGCGCTGCTGGAGGAGATGGTGCGCCGCGGGTACGCGCTGCGGAAGCGCGCCTACACGGACGTGGTGCGCGCGCTCTGCGACCGGGGCCGGGCCCGCGACGCGCTGcgggtgctggtgctggtgatGATCGTGCGGGACTTCGTGCCGGGGCGGAACGCGTTCGACGCGCTGCTGGGCGAGCTCGGCCGGCAGGGGCGGTGGACCGACGCCATGGCCGtgtacgccgccgccgtgaaGCGCGGCGTGGTGGTCTCGTGGAAGCACCTCAGCAGGGAGGAGGAGCCCGTCCGGCTGGGGGTCCTGCAGTGA